Genomic window (Prevotella melaninogenica ATCC 25845):
GGAGCCTTACTTTGATGGAGTCCTCTTGCGCATTCCTTCCACACAAGACCCTTCTAAATTAGGTGAATTGATACGTCAAGACAAGATGTTCGAGGTGTTCAAAGAGCATCATAGATGGCAGAGTATCTTAGGCATTAAGACGGTGGGCGACTTCAATGAAGCGGTAAAGAATGGACTGGCAACCGACCTTATTAATGTCAGTGAGGCTCTGCAAGAAAAGAAGATATCACAGATTGCCGATACGATTGCTGCACGAAAAGAGATTAAAGTAGTACTCATAGCTGGTCCATCTTCGAGTGGTAAGACAACTTTCTGCAAACGTCTTTCTGTCCAACTATTAGCAAGTGGTGTAAAACCAGTACAGATTTCCTTAGATGACTACTTCGTTAACAGGACTGAAACACCAAAAGATGAGAACGGAGAACTTGATTACGAGAGTATCTACGCACTGAACATTCCACTTATCAATGAGCAGTTTAATGCACTTTTCCGTGGTGAAGAGGTAGAATTACCGAAGTATAATTTCCAAACAGGAAGGAGCGAGAAGAGCGGTAAAAAACTGCATCTTGGAGAGAATAACATACTACTTGTGGAAGGTATTCATGCGCTCAACCCTGCACTGACAGAGCAGATTGCAGACGACAAGAAGTTTAAAATCTACGCATCTGCCCTCACTACAATCCTGTTAGACGACCATAACTATATCCCAACAACCGACAATCGACTGCTTCGTCGTATTGTTCGCGATTACAAGTATCGTGGTTGTTCTGCACAAGAAACAATCCACCGCTGGCCAAGTGTACGTGCTGGTGAGAACAAGTGGATTTTCCCTTATCAAGAGCAGGCTGATGTAATGTTCAACACTGCCCTTCTCTTTGAGCTTGCCGTCATCAAACCACAGGCGGAAGAGGTATTAGAACATGTGCCAGAGAACTGCGAGGAATATGCTGAAGCCTATCGTCTGCGCAAGTTCCTCAAGTATTTTGCACCACTACCTTTCCGCAATCTCCCTCCAACCTCCCTACTGAGAGAGTTCTTAGGAGGCAGTTCGTTTAAGTATTAGATACGCTTCTAACATATAAAAGGTGCGCCTTTGACTCTCAAAAGCGCACCTTTTATTTTATTAGCTATCATCAGTTTCTCATTGTTCATTGACCTTAGCACACAAAGAGACAAAGCTATTACTTTATTTTACGTTCCAACACTTTCAGCAAATCAAGAGGGTGTCTCTTCATATCTTTCAGTGAGAATCCATCACTCTGCAAGTACTCATCCATCTTTGGGAAACAATCTAATGTTAGTTACTTTTACGTAATACAACTCTTTTCTGACATTAAATTAATTCCACATTAATAGCCTATTGCGAGGTGTTTAGCCATCCGCACCATTCGTGCGAACCAACAACACCATTCGTGCTAACCATCAACACGACACGTGCGGTATAACAACAGTACCTCTAAAAATGAGAAAAAGGAGACATTATGTTCATTATAACGAATATAATAAACTGCAAAACAAGGTAACTTTACTCAGTTTTAAAATGCAAAAAGCAAAGGAATAAAAAGGTAAAAACCAAACTCTAAAACTTAGAAACTAATCTTTACTGATTTACTTTCATACAAAAAAGAAATTATTTTCACGAGAAGAAGAATATATTTTCATGAAAAGAAATATTTTTCTTCATGAAAATAATTCGGAAAACAGATTTATTATACTTCTAACACATACTGTCACATTTGTAAAAATGGCATTTACAACACTTTAAAAGGCTCCGTCTCCTATCTTACTCAGACCTACTCTGTCACTATTCTTCAATAGTTACCGGCTCAATATCGTCCGATGGTTCTATATCTGGGTCTGTTGTACCATATTGCATAATATAATAATGCCCGTTTCGTTTTCCAACATTCACATAATATCCTTCGTAAGTAGCCACACCTTCTGGTATGACAAAGTATCCTTCCCCTTCCTTATCGGGAACAATGGAAAAGGAAGGAATATCTGAAAGATAATCAATACCGGGACTATCCAACCAGTCTATTTGATAATTACCAGAATACTTGTTCTTATAGACTCCTGCTCCTGCTTTCACAAACTTCTCGCAGAGATATTTTCTATAAGCAGGTGCATTGAGGTCAATCGTCAGATTCAGGGAAAGATAAGAACGGATAAAAGCCTTAAGAAAAGCAATTTCATCTTTTGGATGTTCATCCATCTTCACAAGTTTCTTATAAATATCTGCATCCGAAAACTCCGAAGCTTGACCATATTGATAGGCATATCCAATCCTTCTCTGTCCATCTTTGTCAGTTACCATTCGCAAAGCAAGATTGCAATTGCTCTTTAGTTTGTGGTCATATAACTGTATGCTATACCAGTTTCCACCCTCAGAGCGTATTTTTAAATTATCCAACGACCATCTTGGGTCCCTATTGTCTTCAAGTGGGAACAAAGGTAAATAGTTAGTTCCACCGCAATAACACAGCTTATCTATCAATGTCTGCGTGAGAAACCTACGCTCTTCATGGACAGAAATATCCTGACCATTTGCTCTTTTAAGATAGAGACGATAATAATCTCTGATGACATTTATGTCTTTTGTCGTGTTATTTACAACAGCTTTCGGCTGTACGAAAACAACTGAATCCGAGTCTTTTTCAATCGTTACTGGCTTAGCGGTCTGCTTAGAAGGAAGCAACGAAAAGAATAAGCCAAGCCCTACCAGCACGGTTATCAAGCAAGAAAGGAGAAGAGTCTTTGTTCGTTTCATATTGCTTAGGCGGTTATTATCACCCTAATAATTGAATAAAAAATAAGGATAGATATTCCTAATACACTGCACATTATCGCTGACACATACTAAGAATATATATCCTTATAGGAATGAATACGAGCGACACTCCGTTTAGGGCTCACTCATTATCCTTTTATTTACCGCTTACTCCACTGACAAACAGCGTTGATACTCATCAAAGAAGCAATCTGAAGTTTTCAGTTTATCGGTCAAGTTTCCACGTAACACCGTCCTTGGTGTCCTTAACTTGGAAGCCAGCCTCAGCAAGGGCATCACGAATCTGGTCGCTAACAGCCCAATTCTTCTCTGCTTTTGCCTTTGCACGAAGGTCGAGTACCATATCGACTACCTTTCCGTAAGCCTCCTCACGAGCATCGTTATTGGCTCCACGCTCATTCTGAAGACCAAGGATATCAAAGGCAAAAAGCTGCATTGCCTCAGTAAGTTCCTTAAGGTCGTCGGCTGAAATCTGCGCCTTATGGTCGATGAGAATGTTCACCAAGTGGCAAGCCTCAAAGAGAGTTGAGATGACAGCAGGGGTCATCAAGTCGTCATTCATTGCATCATAGCACTTCTGACGGAAGCCTGCAACAAACTTCTTTGTATTCTCATCTGACGCTGCAGCAGGCTGAATGCGTGCCAAATCCTCAATACCATTCATCAAACGTTCATATCCCTTCTCAGCAGCCTGTAGTGCCTCGTTAGAGAAGTCTACTGTTCCACGATAGTGAGCAGAGAGGATGAAGAAACGAATTGTCATTGGAGAGTAAGCCTGTGTGAGCGTATCATGCTCGCCAGTAAAGAACTGTTCAAGCGTAATAAAGTTGCCAAGCGACTTGCCCATCTTCTGTCCGTTGATGGTAATCATATTGTTGTGCATCCAATACTTCACCATTTCATCACCCTGTGAGGCCACAGCTTGTGCAATCTCGCACTCATGATGAGGGAAGATAAGGTCCATACCGCCACCGTGGATATCGAAGTGATCACCCAAATACTTGCGTCCCATCGCTGTACACTCGCAGTGCCAACCAGGGAAACCATCGCTCCAAGGAGATGGCCAACGCATGATATGCTCTGGCATAGCACGTTTCCAAAGGGCAAAGTCAATCTGATTATGCTTCTCATCAACACCTGCCAACTCACGAGAATTGTTTATCATGTCGGTGATGTTACGACCAGAAAGAACGCCATAGTGGTGGTCTTTATCGTATTTCTCTACATCAAAGTAGATACTTCCATTGCTTTCATAGGCATAGCCGTTGGCAAGAATCTGATTTACTAACTCTTCCTGCTCTATGATATGACCAGTCGCATGTGGTTCGATGCTTGGTGGAAGAACGTTAAGCGAACGCATAGCATCATGATAGCGATTGGTATAGTGCTGCGCAATCTCCATTGGCTCCAACTGCTCAAGACGTGCCTTCTTCTCAATCTTATCATCACCTTCGTCAGCATCATGCTCCAAATGGCCCACGTCCGTGATGTTACGAACATAACGAACCTTGTACCCTATGTGTTTAAGATAGCGGAAAAGAATATCAAAGGTGATAGCAGGACGTGCATGTCCGAGATGTGGATCGCCATAAACAGTTGGTCCACAGACATACATTCCTACGTTAGGAGCTGCAATCGGTTGGAAGAGTTCCTTCTTACGATGCAGTGTATTGTAAATTACTAAGTCTTGCATAATGCCGTTGTTTATATCTTAATGATGCAAAATTACAAAATAATTATCATCTGCACCACTGTTGTTCTAACTTTTTATAACCTACACGAATTACCAAACTTATTTGGTTTGATAGGCATAATCAAGCTAAAAAGAGTAATAAAAGGATGTTATTAAACACCTTATTCATCAAAACCTATTGGACGAAACTGATGCTGTTCCTCGCTATAGACATAGCCTGCTTCACGCAAGTTGGCTTTGAGCTTATCTATATCTTCATTGAAATTGTAACAAAGTGACTCTAAAGAATCAAACTCTTCATCACGTAGTAGCATGTTAACACTGCTTACTAATATTGCTGGGTCTTTTGGTAAATACTCCATTATTACTATTTATTGAAAACAAAAGGGCTACTTCATGGATTCTCCTAAGAACTGGAGAGGCAAGAGGTCCTTTACACTATTGATAACATATATGCCTGCCGTACCATAAAGAAGGATACGAATAGGCTTTTTATAACGATCTTCTATTTCTAAAATAACTTGTCGACAGGCTCCACAAGGCACTATCGGGTCTCGCATCAAACCATACTCATTGGCTGCGGCAATGGCAAGTGTGGTCACTGCTTGGTCTGGATAGACAGACTGAGCAGCAAAGATTGCTGAGCGCTCAGCACATAAGCCTGATGGAAAAGCAGCATTCTCCTGATTGGCTCCAATAACTTCTGTACCATTAGCAAGCAACAACGCAGCTCCAACACGGAAGCGGCTATAAGGAGAATAACTATTACCAGTTGCCTCAACGGCTCTTTGAATAAGGTGCTGATCAGCCTTCGAGAGTTCATCTTGTTGGCAAAAACCTATCTTGATGCTTATGTCTATTGTTTTCATTGTTGATATTTATTATTGATGGTGAGGGTTATTAGGCTAATTGGGCTTATTAGCCTAATAGGGCTAATAAGGCAAATAAGCCTAATGACTTTAATTAGCAATCAGCTCATAACAGCCGATATCTGGTTTACTGTCACGCTGCTTACCATCATGATCAGTTGCAAAACGAGTATCGCCAAGGGCAAGTCCTGCATTAATAGCAGGATACTTCTCACCTTTTTCAGCCTTCTTTAGATGGAAATCGTACTTCTGTTTGTCGCCATCTACGAGTAAAAACTGCTTTGAACCACCATCTGGATAATCCTTACTATTCTCCCAAATGACATCTGTGAAGTTTGATAATAAAGCCGTTTCCTTAGGTTTTGGCGTACGAAGAATACAATTATAGAAGTGATAATTGGCTGTCACCCCCTCCTTGTTATTAGCCATAAGCACATCATCAGCATAGCCTGTCACAAGCGAGTTGACCATATGGAAGGTCTGAAGAGGATAGTCTTTATCACCAATATGATTACCAAAGCTCAACGCCGCACCACGATTACTATCGAAAGGATAGAACTGTGCGAAGGTACAATGTGTCAAAATCACCTCTCCTCCCACAAAGGCAGCACAGTCCATCAG
Coding sequences:
- a CDS encoding DUF4250 domain-containing protein, with product MEYLPKDPAILVSSVNMLLRDEEFDSLESLCYNFNEDIDKLKANLREAGYVYSEEQHQFRPIGFDE
- a CDS encoding cytidine deaminase is translated as MKTIDISIKIGFCQQDELSKADQHLIQRAVEATGNSYSPYSRFRVGAALLLANGTEVIGANQENAAFPSGLCAERSAIFAAQSVYPDQAVTTLAIAAANEYGLMRDPIVPCGACRQVILEIEDRYKKPIRILLYGTAGIYVINSVKDLLPLQFLGESMK
- a CDS encoding nucleoside kinase — encoded protein: MIMRQVLHIRCKNNKKTQEVPIGSTLSDIYKEINLQMPYGPVSAKVNNKVEGLHYRVYHNKDVEFLNLLTPSGIRTYTRSLFLVLCKAVHDLYPTSSVVIDIPVSNGYYCNLQLGHEITTEDVDRIRTRMQEIIDAKMPIQRYETTTEEAVKMFTELGDIQKAKLLKSSGSLYCVYYVLDDYKDYYYGSMLTNTSQLHLFGLEPYFDGVLLRIPSTQDPSKLGELIRQDKMFEVFKEHHRWQSILGIKTVGDFNEAVKNGLATDLINVSEALQEKKISQIADTIAARKEIKVVLIAGPSSSGKTTFCKRLSVQLLASGVKPVQISLDDYFVNRTETPKDENGELDYESIYALNIPLINEQFNALFRGEEVELPKYNFQTGRSEKSGKKLHLGENNILLVEGIHALNPALTEQIADDKKFKIYASALTTILLDDHNYIPTTDNRLLRRIVRDYKYRGCSAQETIHRWPSVRAGENKWIFPYQEQADVMFNTALLFELAVIKPQAEEVLEHVPENCEEYAEAYRLRKFLKYFAPLPFRNLPPTSLLREFLGGSSFKY
- the cysS gene encoding cysteine--tRNA ligase, with the translated sequence MQDLVIYNTLHRKKELFQPIAAPNVGMYVCGPTVYGDPHLGHARPAITFDILFRYLKHIGYKVRYVRNITDVGHLEHDADEGDDKIEKKARLEQLEPMEIAQHYTNRYHDAMRSLNVLPPSIEPHATGHIIEQEELVNQILANGYAYESNGSIYFDVEKYDKDHHYGVLSGRNITDMINNSRELAGVDEKHNQIDFALWKRAMPEHIMRWPSPWSDGFPGWHCECTAMGRKYLGDHFDIHGGGMDLIFPHHECEIAQAVASQGDEMVKYWMHNNMITINGQKMGKSLGNFITLEQFFTGEHDTLTQAYSPMTIRFFILSAHYRGTVDFSNEALQAAEKGYERLMNGIEDLARIQPAAASDENTKKFVAGFRQKCYDAMNDDLMTPAVISTLFEACHLVNILIDHKAQISADDLKELTEAMQLFAFDILGLQNERGANNDAREEAYGKVVDMVLDLRAKAKAEKNWAVSDQIRDALAEAGFQVKDTKDGVTWKLDR